A single region of the Bacillus cereus genome encodes:
- the trpS gene encoding tryptophan--tRNA ligase encodes MSVIFSGIQPSGTITLGNYLGAMKQFTELQNEHDCYFCIVNQHAITVPQDPVQLRKNIRSLAALYVACGIDPEKATLFVQSEVPAHAQLGWIMQSVAYVGELERMTQYKDKASGRDSVPAGLLTYPPLMAADILLYNTEIVPVGDDQKQHMELTRDLAERFNKRFREVFTVPEIRIPKVGARVMSLTEPTKKMSKSDPNPKSMISMLDEPKTIEKKIKSAVTDSEGIVKFDKENKPGISNLLTIYSSFSGKTVEEIEAMYEGKGYGDFKGDLAQVVVEAVRPIQDKYNELISSPELDEILDKGAEKANRVAFKQLRKVENAMGLSRKRR; translated from the coding sequence ATGTCAGTTATCTTTTCTGGTATTCAGCCAAGTGGAACAATTACACTTGGTAACTATTTAGGAGCTATGAAGCAATTTACAGAGCTTCAAAACGAACACGACTGTTATTTCTGCATTGTAAACCAACATGCGATTACAGTACCTCAAGATCCCGTACAACTTCGTAAAAACATCCGCAGTCTTGCTGCACTATATGTTGCATGCGGCATCGATCCTGAAAAAGCTACTTTATTTGTACAGTCAGAAGTACCCGCACACGCTCAACTAGGATGGATCATGCAATCAGTTGCTTACGTTGGAGAATTGGAGCGTATGACACAATATAAAGATAAAGCTTCTGGTAGAGATTCAGTTCCGGCTGGATTACTTACGTATCCACCATTAATGGCTGCTGATATTTTACTTTACAACACTGAAATCGTACCTGTTGGTGATGATCAAAAACAACATATGGAATTAACACGTGATCTAGCAGAGCGTTTCAACAAACGTTTCCGTGAAGTGTTCACAGTTCCTGAAATTCGCATTCCAAAAGTAGGAGCTCGCGTTATGTCATTAACAGAACCTACGAAAAAAATGAGTAAATCTGATCCAAATCCAAAATCAATGATCAGTATGCTTGATGAACCGAAAACAATTGAAAAGAAAATTAAAAGTGCTGTAACTGACTCTGAAGGTATCGTGAAATTCGATAAAGAAAATAAACCTGGTATCTCTAACTTATTAACAATCTATTCTTCATTCTCTGGAAAAACAGTTGAAGAAATAGAAGCAATGTACGAAGGAAAAGGATACGGCGACTTCAAAGGCGACCTAGCGCAAGTAGTCGTAGAAGCAGTTCGCCCAATCCAAGACAAATATAACGAACTAATCAGCTCCCCAGAACTAGACGAAATTCTAGACAAAGGTGCAGAAAAAGCAAACCGCGTCGCATTCAAACAACTACGCAAAGTAGAAAACGCAATGGGACTAAGCAGAAAACGTAGGTAA
- a CDS encoding DUF3899 domain-containing protein codes for MNKVFFHTCILFFVAIIASSVGAFLVSSRFLLNFVNISFYISLVFILIGGFLYIFQNGFFNVTIYAFQRVFGTNKKIDSLIEEAEEPTDKKERIYKTYSFKWTYPICITGIVLGLFSTLISFTILM; via the coding sequence TTGAATAAAGTTTTTTTTCATACTTGTATACTATTTTTCGTAGCGATAATCGCTTCTAGTGTTGGCGCATTCCTCGTTTCATCTCGGTTTTTGTTGAATTTTGTCAACATCTCATTCTATATCTCATTGGTTTTTATTCTTATAGGTGGTTTTTTATACATATTTCAAAATGGATTTTTTAACGTAACAATTTACGCATTCCAAAGAGTATTTGGTACGAACAAAAAAATTGACTCTTTAATTGAAGAAGCAGAGGAACCTACCGATAAAAAAGAACGTATTTATAAAACATATTCATTCAAATGGACGTATCCGATTTGTATTACTGGTATCGTACTTGGTCTGTTCTCGACTCTCATTAGCTTTACTATTTTGATGTAG
- a CDS encoding peptide ABC transporter substrate-binding protein, with amino-acid sequence MKKKIPLLIASTLTVSMLGACSYQKEDNKAGAKEKSSNKQVLNLTETAEIPTMDTTLSTDAASSNIMNNTMEGLYRLGKDDKLVPGVAKSYEKSEDGKKYVFKLREDAKWSNGEPVTAKDFVYSWRRAVDSNTGAKFAYILFDVKNAEKVNKKELPVEELGVKAIDDHTLEVELDNPVPYFVSLTVYPTFYPLNEKFVKEQGDKFGLESNTTLYNGPFVLNEWKHEQSFKLTKNPTYWENKVVKLEEVNFNIVKDRSTAINLYETKAIDRVVLTSEFVDKYKSDADFKTIKRPSTQFIRLNEKNKFLANKNIRKAIAMSFERENIGKVILNDGSEGMYGFVPKGLAKGPNGKDFREENGKLIKEDVKEAQKYWEAGKKELGVDKVELELLNFDTDDAKKIGEYLKGQFEKNLPGLTVSTKMQPFAQKLKLEASGDYAMSYAGWSPDYMDPMSFLEMYTTGNSQNKVNYANPAYDELIKKAKTEVDVQARWDALLKAEQQLLEDAAIAPVYQPGKAYLQRSSITGLLEHKYGGEFSYKWVELKN; translated from the coding sequence ATGAAGAAAAAGATACCGTTATTAATTGCATCAACGTTGACAGTGAGTATGTTAGGAGCTTGTAGTTATCAAAAAGAAGATAACAAAGCAGGTGCAAAAGAAAAATCCTCAAATAAGCAAGTGTTAAACCTAACTGAAACAGCTGAGATTCCAACAATGGATACGACGTTATCAACGGATGCAGCATCTTCTAACATCATGAATAATACAATGGAAGGATTATATCGTCTGGGGAAAGATGATAAACTCGTTCCAGGTGTCGCTAAATCCTATGAGAAATCAGAGGATGGTAAAAAGTATGTATTTAAATTACGTGAAGATGCGAAATGGTCTAACGGTGAGCCTGTAACAGCGAAAGACTTCGTTTATTCTTGGAGAAGAGCTGTAGATTCAAATACGGGTGCCAAGTTTGCTTACATACTATTTGATGTTAAAAATGCGGAGAAAGTTAACAAAAAAGAGTTACCAGTGGAAGAACTGGGTGTAAAGGCCATTGATGATCACACACTTGAAGTGGAATTAGACAACCCTGTTCCTTATTTTGTAAGTTTAACAGTCTATCCAACATTTTATCCTTTGAATGAGAAGTTTGTAAAAGAACAAGGAGATAAATTCGGATTAGAATCCAATACGACACTTTACAATGGACCATTCGTTTTAAATGAATGGAAGCATGAACAAAGTTTCAAATTGACGAAGAATCCGACGTATTGGGAAAATAAAGTAGTAAAACTTGAGGAAGTAAACTTCAATATTGTTAAGGATCGTTCAACGGCTATAAATTTATATGAAACAAAAGCAATTGATCGTGTAGTATTAACATCAGAGTTTGTAGATAAATACAAATCAGATGCTGATTTTAAAACAATTAAGAGACCATCTACACAATTCATTCGCTTAAATGAAAAAAATAAGTTTTTAGCAAATAAAAATATCCGAAAAGCAATTGCGATGTCCTTTGAACGTGAAAATATCGGAAAAGTTATTTTAAACGATGGTTCAGAAGGAATGTATGGTTTTGTTCCGAAAGGTTTGGCAAAAGGACCTAACGGAAAAGACTTCCGTGAAGAGAACGGAAAGCTTATAAAAGAGGATGTTAAAGAAGCTCAAAAATATTGGGAAGCTGGTAAAAAAGAACTTGGTGTAGACAAAGTAGAGTTAGAGTTATTAAACTTTGATACTGATGATGCTAAAAAAATCGGAGAGTATTTAAAAGGACAATTCGAAAAGAACTTACCAGGTTTAACAGTTTCAACAAAAATGCAGCCATTTGCACAAAAATTAAAACTTGAAGCAAGTGGAGATTATGCGATGTCATATGCGGGATGGAGTCCAGATTATATGGATCCAATGTCATTCCTTGAAATGTATACAACAGGTAATTCGCAAAATAAAGTGAATTACGCAAATCCAGCTTATGATGAACTAATTAAGAAAGCCAAAACAGAAGTAGATGTACAAGCTCGCTGGGATGCTCTATTAAAAGCAGAACAACAACTGCTTGAGGATGCAGCGATTGCTCCAGTATATCAACCTGGAAAGGCATATTTACAACGTAGTTCAATTACTGGCCTATTAGAGCATAAATATGGCGGAGAATTTAGCTATAAGTGGGTTGAACTCAAAAACTAA
- the opp3b gene encoding oligopeptide ABC transporter permease: MGRYVLKRFVYMALTLFLITTLTFFLMKLLPGSPLKNQEKLSPAQKEIILEKYGLNDPVPVQYARYLGNLAKGDLGVSFQYDNRPVTDMIVDRIGPSAQLGLQAIILGTFIGLILGIVAALRNNTWVDYGATIISVLGMSVPSFVFAALLQYFVGVKLGWFPVAFWKGPEFTVMPTIALSMAVIATIARFARAELIEVMQADYILTAKAKGISQGVIIIKHALRNALIPVVTILGPMVAGLITGTLVIEQIYAVPGLGEQFVKSITVNDYTVIMGTTIFYSAIFILVIFIVDILYGIIDPRIRLAGGKK, translated from the coding sequence ATGGGACGTTATGTATTAAAACGTTTCGTGTACATGGCTTTGACATTATTTTTAATTACTACACTGACTTTCTTTTTGATGAAATTACTTCCGGGTTCTCCGCTTAAAAATCAGGAGAAGTTATCACCGGCACAAAAAGAAATCATTCTTGAAAAATATGGTTTAAATGATCCAGTACCAGTTCAATATGCACGTTACTTAGGTAACTTAGCAAAAGGTGATTTAGGGGTATCATTCCAATATGATAACCGCCCAGTAACAGATATGATTGTGGACCGCATTGGACCATCAGCACAACTTGGTTTACAAGCGATTATATTAGGAACGTTTATCGGATTAATTTTAGGAATCGTTGCGGCACTTCGTAACAATACATGGGTCGATTATGGGGCGACAATAATTTCCGTACTCGGTATGTCGGTACCATCGTTCGTATTTGCCGCATTACTACAATATTTCGTAGGGGTAAAACTTGGTTGGTTCCCAGTAGCATTCTGGAAAGGACCAGAGTTTACAGTAATGCCTACAATTGCTTTATCGATGGCAGTTATCGCAACAATCGCACGTTTCGCTCGTGCAGAGTTAATTGAAGTTATGCAAGCCGACTACATTTTAACAGCGAAAGCAAAAGGAATTAGCCAAGGCGTTATCATTATCAAGCATGCACTTCGTAACGCGTTAATTCCAGTTGTAACAATTTTAGGACCAATGGTTGCCGGATTAATTACAGGGACACTAGTTATTGAGCAAATTTACGCTGTACCTGGACTTGGGGAACAATTCGTTAAATCGATTACAGTGAATGACTATACAGTTATTATGGGAACTACAATTTTCTATAGTGCGATCTTCATCTTAGTTATTTTCATTGTCGATATTTTATACGGAATTATTGATCCTCGTATTCGTTTAGCGGGAGGGAAAAAATGA
- the opp3C gene encoding oligopeptide ABC transporter permease translates to MMKDVQKLSPDLFQPANQSNVDNEVIARPSLTFWQDVRRRLFQHKGAMFGFVLLMLIVLLAIIGPMVSKHSYKEQDLGRAKMPPKIPVIENIHWLPFDGTDQYGVDQYEKRDIKEYFWFGTDDLGRDLWTRTWEGTRVSLYIALLAAAIDLVIGVAYGGISAFYGGRVDNIMQRIMEIINGIPYLIIVILMVIIMGSGIWSITLAMAITGWIGMSRIVRGQILKLKNQEYVLASRTLGATNTQLIVKHLIPNVMGPIIVMTMFTIPTAVFGEAFLSFIGLGIQPPFASLGSLVNDGYKSIQTYPHMMFIPAVVISMLILAFNLMADGLRDALDPKMRK, encoded by the coding sequence ATGATGAAAGATGTACAAAAATTATCTCCAGATTTATTTCAACCAGCCAATCAAAGTAATGTTGATAATGAAGTCATTGCCCGTCCAAGCTTAACGTTTTGGCAAGATGTAAGAAGACGTTTGTTCCAACATAAAGGTGCAATGTTTGGTTTCGTATTATTAATGCTTATTGTACTACTAGCAATTATAGGACCGATGGTAAGTAAGCATTCTTATAAAGAGCAGGATTTAGGTCGTGCGAAAATGCCACCAAAAATTCCAGTGATTGAAAATATTCATTGGCTACCATTTGACGGTACAGATCAATATGGTGTTGACCAATATGAAAAACGTGATATTAAAGAGTACTTCTGGTTTGGTACAGATGATCTTGGCCGTGATTTATGGACAAGAACATGGGAAGGTACACGCGTATCATTATATATCGCTCTTTTAGCAGCAGCAATTGATTTAGTAATTGGGGTTGCATACGGAGGTATTTCAGCATTCTACGGCGGTAGAGTAGATAACATTATGCAACGTATTATGGAGATTATTAACGGTATTCCATATTTAATCATCGTTATTTTAATGGTAATCATTATGGGATCAGGTATATGGTCGATTACACTTGCGATGGCAATTACAGGTTGGATAGGGATGTCGCGTATCGTTCGTGGACAAATCCTAAAATTAAAAAACCAAGAATACGTATTAGCATCTCGTACATTAGGAGCAACGAATACACAATTAATTGTGAAACACTTAATACCGAACGTAATGGGACCAATTATCGTAATGACAATGTTTACAATTCCAACAGCGGTGTTTGGTGAAGCATTCTTAAGCTTCATTGGTTTAGGTATTCAGCCACCATTCGCATCACTTGGATCTCTTGTAAATGACGGTTATAAATCAATTCAAACGTATCCACATATGATGTTCATCCCAGCGGTTGTCATCAGTATGTTAATCTTAGCATTTAACTTAATGGCAGACGGATTACGCGACGCGTTAGATCCAAAAATGCGTAAGTAA
- a CDS encoding ABC transporter ATP-binding protein, which translates to MKTLLEVKDLQVSFDTHAGEVQAVRGVTFDLKKGETLAIVGESGSGKSVTSKALMGLIPNPPGRIKNGEIVFEGRDLTKLTEKEMQQVRGKDIAMIFQDPMTSLNPTMTIGNQIMEGLIKHQGMSKADARKVAVELIDLVGIPNPEARLKQYPHQFSGGMRQRVVIAMALACNPKLLIADEPTTALDVTIQAQILELMKDIQQKTEAAIIFITHDLGVVANVADRVAVMYAGKVVEIGTVDEIFYNPQHPYTWGLIASMPSLDGSEEELYAIPGTPPDLLKPPKGDAFAPRNPQALKIDFEMEPPLFKVSDTHYAATWLLHEQAPEVKPPAVVEKRILQMKAGEQHD; encoded by the coding sequence ATGAAAACATTGCTAGAGGTAAAAGATTTGCAAGTCTCCTTTGATACACATGCAGGTGAAGTACAAGCTGTACGCGGTGTTACTTTTGATTTAAAAAAAGGAGAGACATTAGCGATTGTAGGAGAATCTGGTTCTGGTAAATCAGTTACTTCTAAAGCGTTAATGGGATTAATTCCGAACCCTCCAGGACGTATTAAAAACGGTGAAATCGTATTTGAAGGTCGTGACTTAACGAAATTAACAGAAAAAGAAATGCAGCAAGTACGCGGTAAAGATATCGCGATGATTTTCCAAGATCCAATGACATCATTAAATCCAACGATGACAATTGGTAATCAGATTATGGAAGGCCTTATTAAACACCAAGGGATGAGTAAAGCGGACGCACGTAAAGTTGCTGTAGAATTAATCGACCTTGTAGGTATTCCAAATCCAGAAGCTCGCTTAAAACAATATCCTCACCAATTCTCAGGTGGTATGAGACAGCGTGTAGTTATTGCGATGGCGTTAGCTTGTAATCCGAAATTACTAATTGCCGATGAGCCGACAACAGCGCTAGACGTTACAATTCAGGCGCAAATTTTAGAGCTTATGAAGGACATTCAGCAAAAAACAGAAGCAGCAATCATTTTCATTACACATGACTTAGGTGTAGTGGCAAACGTTGCAGACCGAGTTGCGGTTATGTACGCTGGTAAAGTTGTTGAAATTGGAACTGTTGATGAAATTTTTTATAATCCACAACATCCATACACATGGGGCTTAATCGCATCTATGCCAAGCTTAGATGGTTCAGAAGAAGAGCTATATGCAATTCCTGGAACGCCTCCAGACTTATTAAAGCCGCCAAAGGGTGATGCTTTTGCACCACGTAATCCGCAGGCGCTGAAAATTGATTTTGAAATGGAACCACCTTTATTTAAAGTAAGTGATACACACTATGCGGCAACTTGGTTACTTCATGAGCAAGCGCCAGAAGTAAAACCACCGGCAGTTGTTGAAAAACGCATTCTTCAAATGAAAGCAGGTGAACAACATGACTAA
- a CDS encoding ABC transporter ATP-binding protein encodes MTKQREKLIEVKNVKQHFDVSGGVVKAVNDISFDIYRGETFGLVGESGCGKSTTGRTIIRLYDATAGEVLFDGENVHGKKSRAELKKFNRKMQMIFQDPYASLNPRMTVGDIIAEGIDIHGLAKSKKERMDRVHELLNTVGLNKEHANRFPHEFSGGQRQRIGIARALAVEPEFIIADEPISALDVSIQAQVVNLLKQLQKEKGLTYLFIAHDLSMVKYISDRIGVMYRGQIVELTTSDELYANPIHPYTKSLLSAIPLPDPDYERNRKRIVYDPTQHDYGSEVPTMREIRPGHFVLCSEAEYKKYKEIYQ; translated from the coding sequence ATGACTAAACAACGTGAGAAATTAATTGAAGTAAAAAATGTAAAGCAACACTTCGACGTGAGTGGTGGTGTTGTCAAAGCGGTTAATGATATTTCATTTGATATTTACCGCGGAGAAACATTTGGTCTTGTAGGAGAATCAGGTTGTGGTAAATCAACAACTGGAAGAACAATCATTCGTTTATACGATGCAACTGCTGGTGAAGTGTTGTTCGATGGTGAAAATGTACATGGTAAAAAATCACGCGCAGAACTGAAGAAATTCAACCGTAAAATGCAAATGATTTTCCAAGATCCATATGCATCATTAAACCCTCGTATGACAGTAGGGGACATTATTGCAGAGGGTATTGATATTCACGGACTAGCAAAAAGTAAAAAAGAGCGTATGGATCGTGTTCATGAACTGTTAAACACAGTTGGCTTAAATAAAGAACACGCGAACCGTTTCCCGCATGAATTCTCAGGTGGACAACGTCAACGTATCGGTATTGCTCGAGCACTTGCTGTAGAACCTGAATTTATCATTGCCGATGAGCCAATCTCAGCACTTGACGTATCGATTCAGGCGCAAGTTGTAAACTTACTGAAACAGTTACAAAAAGAAAAAGGTTTAACATACTTATTCATCGCCCATGATTTATCGATGGTAAAATACATTAGTGACCGCATCGGCGTAATGTACCGTGGTCAAATCGTTGAGCTAACAACAAGTGATGAGTTATATGCGAATCCAATTCATCCGTATACAAAATCACTATTATCAGCAATTCCACTTCCAGACCCAGATTATGAGCGTAATCGTAAACGTATCGTATATGATCCAACTCAGCATGATTATGGTAGTGAAGTACCAACAATGCGTGAAATTCGCCCAGGCCATTTCGTATTATGTTCTGAAGCAGAGTATAAGAAATATAAAGAAATCTATCAATAA